In the genome of Crassaminicella thermophila, the window GATTAGATATAGAATTGGTAAATTCATAATTAGATAGCTGTTCTACACTTAGCACCTCAACATGTACCAAACTTCTTAGATAGCCAGATAAGAAGGTATTTAACAATCGAGAAAAATTTTCATGAATAATTTGGAGTGTACGCAATTGATCCTTTGCAAATTTATCTGGCCTTCTAAAATCATATTTTTTAACTTTTATTTCATCTGTTTCTGCTTTTATTTCTTGAGCATCTAATTCTCCAGTTGCTAAAGCTTGTATTAGGGCGTCTATCTCACTTTGCGATAATACATCAGACAATTACGTTTCCTCCCTTTATTGGATAATAAATTCTATAAAGTACACATCTATAATATCTTCAGAAGGTAAAACTAATTTTATGGATTTTAGTATCTCCTTTCGAAGAGCCTGCTGTCCCTCATCTCCTGATAATTGTACTTCACTTTTACTCCTTAATAATTCTAATATATTATTTGTTATTTCAGATCTTTTACTATTTAACTTTTCTGTCAATTTTTCATCACTTATTTCTACATCTAAGTTGACTTTTAAAATTTTTCTACTATCCTTCACATTTGCATATAATTCACCTATAGAATAGATATATGTTTTTATTTCCTTAGGTTCTTGATTAACTTTTTTTTGCGCTACAAAATAAAATGTAACGCCTACAACTAATGCTGTTATAATAAATCCTATTATACTATATAACACAACTTTTTTTACTGTCATTTTTCTACGCCCCTTTTGAGCATTTTAATAATAAGGTTCAGATTTTACAAATTCAGAACGAAGTATAACAATGTCTACTCTTCTATTCTTTGCTTTATTTTCAAATGTGTCATTTGGTGCTACTGGATGATACTGACTATATCCTGATGCAGATAATCTATTTGCCTTTATCCCTGCTTCTTCAATCAAAAATCTTACAACATTTGAAGCCCTCGTAACTGAAAGTTCCCAATTCGTAGGAAATTTTTTTGAATTTATAATAGGATC includes:
- a CDS encoding flagellar basal body-associated FliL family protein — protein: MTVKKVVLYSIIGFIITALVVGVTFYFVAQKKVNQEPKEIKTYIYSIGELYANVKDSRKILKVNLDVEISDEKLTEKLNSKRSEITNNILELLRSKSEVQLSGDEGQQALRKEILKSIKLVLPSEDIIDVYFIEFIIQ